One stretch of Narcine bancroftii isolate sNarBan1 chromosome 8, sNarBan1.hap1, whole genome shotgun sequence DNA includes these proteins:
- the LOC138740949 gene encoding histone H2A-like isoform X1, with protein sequence MSGRGKGGKARAKAKSRSSRAGLQFPVGRVHRHLKKGNYAERVGAGAPVYLAAVLEYLTAEILELAGNAARDNKKTRIIPRHLQLAVRNDEELNKLLGRVTIAQGGVLPNIQAVLLPKKTGRDSNPKSNDMDEYSWRQADGKERVKFPCRCSGQKCNSETRMRPGSGTTLSSTSGITWFPEHKHPGPRLFQIHLEILGQLFQRDCEWL encoded by the exons ATGTCTGGCCGAGGTAAAGGAGGCAAAGCTCGAGCCAAGGCCAAGTCTCGCTCATCCCGGGCCGGACTCCAGTTCCCGGTGGGCCGTGTTCACAGGCATCTGAAAAAGGGCAATTATGCTGAGCGGGTGGGCGCCGGAGCCCCGGTCTATCTGGCTGCTGTGCTCGAGTATCTGACGGCTGAAATCCTCGAGCTGGCCGGCAACGCGGCCCGGGACAACAAGAAGACCCGCATCATCCCCAGACACCTGCAGCTGGCCGTCCGTAACGACGAGGAGCTCAACAAGCTGCTGGGAAGGGTGACCATCGCCCAGGGTGGGGTGTTGCCAAATATCCAGGCTGTGCTGTTGCCCAAGAAAACCGGCCGAGACAGTAATCCCAAGAGCAA TGACATGGATGAATACTCGTGGAGACAAGCTGACGGGAAGGAGAGGGTTAAGTTCCCGTGTCGGTGCAGCGGGCAGAAATGTAACAGCGAGACCAGGATGAGACCGGGCAGTGGAACCACATTGTCAAGCACGTCCGGAATTACCTGGTTTCCGGAGCACAAACATCCAGGGCCGAGGTTGTTCCAAATCCATCTCGAAATATTGGGACAACTCTTTCAGCGAGATTGTGAGTGGCTCTGA
- the LOC138740949 gene encoding histone H2A-like isoform X2, which yields MSGRGKGGKARAKAKSRSSRAGLQFPVGRVHRHLKKGNYAERVGAGAPVYLAAVLEYLTAEILELAGNAARDNKKTRIIPRHLQLAVRNDEELNKLLGRVTIAQGGVLPNIQAVLLPKKTGRDSNPKSNDMDEYSWRQADGKERVKFPCRCSGQKCNSETRMRPGSGTTLSSTSGITWFPEHKHPGPRLFQIHLEILGQLFQRD from the exons ATGTCTGGCCGAGGTAAAGGAGGCAAAGCTCGAGCCAAGGCCAAGTCTCGCTCATCCCGGGCCGGACTCCAGTTCCCGGTGGGCCGTGTTCACAGGCATCTGAAAAAGGGCAATTATGCTGAGCGGGTGGGCGCCGGAGCCCCGGTCTATCTGGCTGCTGTGCTCGAGTATCTGACGGCTGAAATCCTCGAGCTGGCCGGCAACGCGGCCCGGGACAACAAGAAGACCCGCATCATCCCCAGACACCTGCAGCTGGCCGTCCGTAACGACGAGGAGCTCAACAAGCTGCTGGGAAGGGTGACCATCGCCCAGGGTGGGGTGTTGCCAAATATCCAGGCTGTGCTGTTGCCCAAGAAAACCGGCCGAGACAGTAATCCCAAGAGCAA TGACATGGATGAATACTCGTGGAGACAAGCTGACGGGAAGGAGAGGGTTAAGTTCCCGTGTCGGTGCAGCGGGCAGAAATGTAACAGCGAGACCAGGATGAGACCGGGCAGTGGAACCACATTGTCAAGCACGTCCGGAATTACCTGGTTTCCGGAGCACAAACATCCAGGGCCGAGGTTGTTCCAAATCCATCTCGAAATATTGGGACAACTCTTTCAGCGAGATT
- the LOC138740953 gene encoding histone H2B-like, which translates to MPDPKTAPKKGAKKAVSKATAKGGKKRRRSRKESYSIYIYKVLKQVHPDTGVSSKAMSIMNSFVNDIFERIAGEASRLAHYNKRSTISSREIQTAVRLLLPGELAKHAVSEGTKAVTKYTSSK; encoded by the coding sequence ATGCCAGACCCTAAAACAGCGCCCAAGAAGGGCGCCAAGAAAGCGGTGTCCAAGGCAACTGCCAAAGGAGGCAAGAAACGCAGGAGGTCGAGGAAGGAGAGTTACTCCATCTACATCTACAAGGTGTTGAAGCAGGTTCACCCCGACACCGGCGTCTCGTCCAAAGCCATGAGCATCATGAACTCGTTCGTGAACGACATTTTTGAGCGGATCGCGGGCGAGGCTTCCCGCCTGGCCCATTACAACAAGAGGTCGACCATCAGCTCCCGGGAGATCCAGACGGCCGTGCGCCTGCTGCTGCCCGGGGAGTTGGCCAAGCACGCCGTGTCGGAAGGGACAAAGGCGGTGACCAAGTACACCAGCTCCAAGTAA